Proteins encoded by one window of Musa acuminata AAA Group cultivar baxijiao chromosome BXJ2-9, Cavendish_Baxijiao_AAA, whole genome shotgun sequence:
- the LOC135622302 gene encoding RPM1-interacting protein 4-like, giving the protein MAIRMQQQTQVHKFSNRETAESVLYRQYFNQTQGAKGRKITTNLNDGHESSETTAKDIPPPANAAPFTPEAAKPRDAKPIHRTDTPSVHDEGVIHKSPINPRDRQHVARANYGDNQKKPNRSRDRYQGKPAAERTANDAPPSDKRIAPEDTPGRVRTNPSDRAYGTPHHDVTVPPFAGWDENDPASGEKYTGIFNIIADNRRNPGTPYNPPTPSSQKQESNKTKGCGCLSWILK; this is encoded by the exons ATGGCG ATTCGGATGCAGCAACAAACTCAAGTACACAAATTCAGCAACCGGGAAACTGCTGAAAGTGTCCTTTATAGACAATACTTCAATCAAACCCAGGGGGCAAAAGGCAGGAAAATTACCACCAATTTAAATGATGGTCATGAAAGCTCCGAGACAACCGCTAAAGATATACCACCACCAGCAAATGCGGCTCCATTTACACCCGAGGCCGCCAAACCTAGGGATGCAAAGCCAATTCATCGAACTGATACACCTTCTGTACATGACGAAGGTGTCATTCATAAATCCCCAATAAACCCACGTGATCGACAGCATGTGGCCCGAGCAAATTATGGTGACAACCAGAAGAAACCAAACAGAAGCCGTGATAGATATCAGGGTAAACCTGCTGCTGAGAGAACTGCAAATGATGCTCCTCCATCAGACAAAAGGATAGCACCAGAAGATACTCCAGGAAGAGTTAGAACAAATCCCAGTGATCGAGCCTATGGAACC CCTCACCATGATGTCACGGTGCCACCTTTTGCTGGATGGGATGAGAACGATCCAGCCTCTGGCGAGAAGTATACTGGCATCTTCAACATAATAGCTGATAATCGAAGAAACCCTGGTACTCCATATAACCCACCAACGCCAAGCAGTCAGAAGCAAGAAAGCAACAAAACTAAG GGCTGTGGGTGCCTAAGCTGGATTTTGAAGTGA